Proteins encoded in a region of the Canis lupus dingo isolate Sandy chromosome 17, ASM325472v2, whole genome shotgun sequence genome:
- the BOLA1 gene encoding bolA-like protein 1 isoform X1 yields the protein MPGLGFRGDTARPQTRSCTYAAFAVPSPLDNCPPRAPSSRASALRGLGRIPPTSHRRKGWCLRWRRAPCGSGPMLSGQLVRHLFSMAGRVCLSRSSAGLGTIGPVEAAIRTKLEQALNPEVLELRNESDAHAVPPGSETHFRVAVVSSRFEGLSPLQRHRLVHAALSEELAGPVHALAIQTRTPAQWKENPQLDMSPPCLGGNKKTRGTP from the exons ATGCCCGGCCTGGGGTTCAGAGGGGATACGGCTCGGCCACAGACGCGGAGTTGCACATACGCTGCCTTTGCAGTCCCCAGCCCACTCGATAACTGTCCCCCGCGGGCCCCTTCCAGTCGCGCGTCAGCCCTCCGCGGCCTAGGCCGAATTCCCCCCACGTCACACAGAAGAAAGGGGTGGTGTCTGCGATGGAGGCGGGCCCCCTGCGGGAGCGGA CCGATGCTGAGTGGGCAGCTGGTCCGGCACCTGTTCTCCATGGCAGGTCGCGTCTGTCTGTCCCGGAGCAGCGCGGGACTGGGAACCATCGGTCCCGTCGAGGCAGCCATTCGCACAAAGTTGGAGCAGGCCTTGAACCCCGAGGTGTTGGAGCTGCGCAACGAGAGCGACGCCCATGCGGTCCCACCAGGCAGCGAGACGCATTTCCGCGTGGCGGTGGTGAGCTCTCGCTTTGAAGGACTGAGCCCCTTACAACGGCACCGGCTGGTCCACGCCGCCCTGTCTGAGGAGCTGGCTGGGCCGGTGCACGCACTGGCCATACAGACACGGACCCCCGCCCAGTGGAAGGAAAATCCTCAACTAGACATGAGCCCCCCTTGCCTGGGTGGGAACAAGAAAACTCGGGGAACCCCCTGA
- the BOLA1 gene encoding bolA-like protein 1 isoform X2, which translates to MLSGQLVRHLFSMAGRVCLSRSSAGLGTIGPVEAAIRTKLEQALNPEVLELRNESDAHAVPPGSETHFRVAVVSSRFEGLSPLQRHRLVHAALSEELAGPVHALAIQTRTPAQWKENPQLDMSPPCLGGNKKTRGTP; encoded by the coding sequence ATGCTGAGTGGGCAGCTGGTCCGGCACCTGTTCTCCATGGCAGGTCGCGTCTGTCTGTCCCGGAGCAGCGCGGGACTGGGAACCATCGGTCCCGTCGAGGCAGCCATTCGCACAAAGTTGGAGCAGGCCTTGAACCCCGAGGTGTTGGAGCTGCGCAACGAGAGCGACGCCCATGCGGTCCCACCAGGCAGCGAGACGCATTTCCGCGTGGCGGTGGTGAGCTCTCGCTTTGAAGGACTGAGCCCCTTACAACGGCACCGGCTGGTCCACGCCGCCCTGTCTGAGGAGCTGGCTGGGCCGGTGCACGCACTGGCCATACAGACACGGACCCCCGCCCAGTGGAAGGAAAATCCTCAACTAGACATGAGCCCCCCTTGCCTGGGTGGGAACAAGAAAACTCGGGGAACCCCCTGA
- the SV2A gene encoding synaptic vesicle glycoprotein 2A isoform X1: MEEGFRDRAAFIRGAKDIAKEVKKHAAKKVVKGLDRVQDEYSRRSYSRFEEEEDDDDFPAPADGYYHGEGAQDEEEGGASSDATEGHDEDDEIYEGEYQGIPRAESGGKGEQMADGATLAGVRGGLGNGEGPPGGRGEAQRRKEREELAQQYEAILRECGHGRFQWTLYFVLGLALMADGVEVFVVGFVLPSAEKDMCLSDSNKGMLGLIVYLGMMVGAFLWGGLADRLGRRQCLLISLSVNSVFAFFSSFVQGYGTFLFCRLLSGVGIGGSIPIVFSYFSEFLAQEKRGEHLSWLCMFWMIGGVYAAAMAWAIIPHYGWSFQMGSAYQFHSWRVFVLVCAFPSVFAIGALTTQPESPRFFLENGKHDEAWMVLKQVHDTNMRAKGHPERVFSVTHIKTIHQEDELIEIQSDTGTWYQRWGVRALSLGGQVWGNFLSCFGPEYRRITLMMMGVWFTMSFSYYGLTVWFPDMIRHLQAVDYEARTKLFSGERVEHVTFNFTLENQIHRGGQYFNDKFIGLRLKSVSFEDSLFEECYFEDVTSSNTFFRNCTFINTVFYNTDLFEYKFVNSRLVNSTFLHNKEGCPLDVTGTGEGAYMVYFVSFLGTLAVLPGNIVSALLMDKIGRLRMLAGSSVMSCVSCFFLSFGNSESAMIALLCLFGGVSIASWNALDVLTVELYPSDKRTTAFGFLNALCKLAAVLGISIFTSFVGITKAAPILFASAALALGSSLALKLPETRGQVLQ; this comes from the exons ATGGAAGAAGGCTTCAGAGACCGGGCAGCTTTCATCCGTGGGGCCAAAGACATTGCCAAGGAAGTCAAGAAGCATGCGGCCAAGAAAGTGGTAAAGGGCCTGGACAGAGTCCAGGATGAATATTCCCGCAGATCCTACTCCCgctttgaggaggaggaggatgatgaTGACTTCCCTGCCCCTGCTGATGGCTATTACCATGGGGAAGGGGCCCAGGACGAGGAAGAAGGTGGTGCATCTAGCGATGCCACTGAGGGCCACGATGAGGATGACGAGATCTACGAGGGGGAGTATCAGGGCATCCCCCGGGCAGAGTCTGGGGGCAAAGGCGAGCAGATGGCAGATGGGGCCACCCTGGCTGGAGTGAGGGGAGGCTTGGGCAATGGGGAGGGCCCCCCTGGCGGCCGGGGGGAGGCACAACGGCGGAAAGAACGGGAAGAACTGGCTCAGCAGTATGAAGCCATCCTCCGGGAATGTGGCCACGGCCGCTTCCAGTGGACGCTCTATTTCGTGCTTGGTCTGGCGCTGATGGCTGATGGCGTCGAGGTCTTTGTGGTGGGCTTTGTGCTGCCCAGTGCTGAGAAAGACATGTGCCTGTCAGACTCCAACAAAGGCATGCTGG GCCTCATAGTCTACCTGGGCATGATGGTGGGTGCCTTCCTCTGGGGAGGTCTGGCTGACCGGCTGGGTCGGAGGCAGTGTCTGCTCATCTCGCTCTCCGTCAACAGCGTCTTCGCCTTTTTCTCATCTTTCGTCCAGGGCTATGGCACTTTCCTCTTCTGCCGCCTCCTTTCCGGGGTTGG GATCGGAGGGTCCATCCCCATTGTCTTCTCCTATTTCTCTGAGTTTCTGGCTCAGGAGAAACGTGGGGAGCATTTGAGCTGGCTCTGCATGTTCTGGATGATTGGCGGAGTGTATGCTGCGGCCATGGCTTGGGCCATTATCCCGCACTACG GGTGGAGCTTTCAGATGGGGTCTGCTTACCAGTTCCACAGCTGGAGGGTTTTCGTCCTCGTCTGTGCCTTCCCTTCTGTGTTTGCCATCGGGGCTCTGACCACACAGCCTGAGAGCCCCCGCTTCTTCCTGGAG AATGGGAAGCATGATGAGGCCTGGATGGTGCTGAAGCAGGTTCATGACACCAACATGCGAGCCAAGGGGCATCCTGAGCGAGTCTTCTCG GTAACCCACATTAAGACGATTCATCAGGAGGATGAGCTGATTGAGATCCAGTCAGATACGGGGACTTGGTATCAGCGCTGGGGGGTCCGGGCCTTGAGCCTGGGTGGCCAG GTTTGGGGAAATTTCCTCTCATGTTTTGGTCCAGAATATCGACGCATCACTCTGATGATGATGGGTGTGTGGTTCACCATGTCCTTCAG CTACTATGGCCTGACTGTCTGGTTTCCTGACATGATCCGCCATCTCCAGGCGGTGGACTACGAAGCCCGAACCAAATTATTCTCTGGGGAGCGCGTAGAGCATGTGACCTTTAATTTCACCCTGGAAAATCAGATCCATCGAGGGGGACAGTACTTCAATGACAA GTTCATTGGGCTACGTCTGAAGTCAGTGTCCTTTGAGGATTCCCTATTTGAGGAGTGTTATTTTGAGGATGTCACATCGAGCAACACGTTTTTCCGCAACTGCACGTTCATCAACACTGTGTTCTATAACACTG ATCTGTTTGAGTACAAGTTTGTGAACAGCCGTCTGGTGAACAGCACGTTCCTGCACAACAAAGAGGGCTGCCCGTTAGATGTGACGGGGACTGGGGAAGGCGCCTACATGGTGTACTTTGTCAGTTTCTTGGGGACGCTGGCTGTACTTCCTGGGAATATTGTGTCTGCCCTGCTCATGGACAAGATTGGCAGGCTCCGCATGCTTG CTGGCTCCAGCGTGATGTCCTGTgtctcctgcttcttcctgtcttttgGGAACAGCGAGTCAGCCATGATCGCTCTGCTCTGCCTTTTTGGGGGGGTCAGCATTGCATCCTGGAACGCGCTGGACGTGTTGACCGTTGAACTCTACCCCTCAGACAAGAG GACCACAGCCTTTGGCTTCCTGAATGCCCTCTGTAAGCTGGCAGCTGTGCTGGGGATCAGCATCTTCACATCCTTTGTGGGGATCACCAAGGCTGCCCCCATCCTGTTCGCCTCAGCTGCCCTTGCCCTTGGTAGTTCTCTGGCCCTGAAGTTGCCTGAGACCCGGGGGCAGGTGCTGCAGTGA
- the SV2A gene encoding synaptic vesicle glycoprotein 2A isoform X2: MGGQVCIAAAPGPRSSRRCRRPRARTPALSRDSLPRAPGPGLIVYLGMMVGAFLWGGLADRLGRRQCLLISLSVNSVFAFFSSFVQGYGTFLFCRLLSGVGIGGSIPIVFSYFSEFLAQEKRGEHLSWLCMFWMIGGVYAAAMAWAIIPHYGWSFQMGSAYQFHSWRVFVLVCAFPSVFAIGALTTQPESPRFFLENGKHDEAWMVLKQVHDTNMRAKGHPERVFSVTHIKTIHQEDELIEIQSDTGTWYQRWGVRALSLGGQVWGNFLSCFGPEYRRITLMMMGVWFTMSFSYYGLTVWFPDMIRHLQAVDYEARTKLFSGERVEHVTFNFTLENQIHRGGQYFNDKFIGLRLKSVSFEDSLFEECYFEDVTSSNTFFRNCTFINTVFYNTDLFEYKFVNSRLVNSTFLHNKEGCPLDVTGTGEGAYMVYFVSFLGTLAVLPGNIVSALLMDKIGRLRMLAGSSVMSCVSCFFLSFGNSESAMIALLCLFGGVSIASWNALDVLTVELYPSDKRTTAFGFLNALCKLAAVLGISIFTSFVGITKAAPILFASAALALGSSLALKLPETRGQVLQ; this comes from the exons GCCTCATAGTCTACCTGGGCATGATGGTGGGTGCCTTCCTCTGGGGAGGTCTGGCTGACCGGCTGGGTCGGAGGCAGTGTCTGCTCATCTCGCTCTCCGTCAACAGCGTCTTCGCCTTTTTCTCATCTTTCGTCCAGGGCTATGGCACTTTCCTCTTCTGCCGCCTCCTTTCCGGGGTTGG GATCGGAGGGTCCATCCCCATTGTCTTCTCCTATTTCTCTGAGTTTCTGGCTCAGGAGAAACGTGGGGAGCATTTGAGCTGGCTCTGCATGTTCTGGATGATTGGCGGAGTGTATGCTGCGGCCATGGCTTGGGCCATTATCCCGCACTACG GGTGGAGCTTTCAGATGGGGTCTGCTTACCAGTTCCACAGCTGGAGGGTTTTCGTCCTCGTCTGTGCCTTCCCTTCTGTGTTTGCCATCGGGGCTCTGACCACACAGCCTGAGAGCCCCCGCTTCTTCCTGGAG AATGGGAAGCATGATGAGGCCTGGATGGTGCTGAAGCAGGTTCATGACACCAACATGCGAGCCAAGGGGCATCCTGAGCGAGTCTTCTCG GTAACCCACATTAAGACGATTCATCAGGAGGATGAGCTGATTGAGATCCAGTCAGATACGGGGACTTGGTATCAGCGCTGGGGGGTCCGGGCCTTGAGCCTGGGTGGCCAG GTTTGGGGAAATTTCCTCTCATGTTTTGGTCCAGAATATCGACGCATCACTCTGATGATGATGGGTGTGTGGTTCACCATGTCCTTCAG CTACTATGGCCTGACTGTCTGGTTTCCTGACATGATCCGCCATCTCCAGGCGGTGGACTACGAAGCCCGAACCAAATTATTCTCTGGGGAGCGCGTAGAGCATGTGACCTTTAATTTCACCCTGGAAAATCAGATCCATCGAGGGGGACAGTACTTCAATGACAA GTTCATTGGGCTACGTCTGAAGTCAGTGTCCTTTGAGGATTCCCTATTTGAGGAGTGTTATTTTGAGGATGTCACATCGAGCAACACGTTTTTCCGCAACTGCACGTTCATCAACACTGTGTTCTATAACACTG ATCTGTTTGAGTACAAGTTTGTGAACAGCCGTCTGGTGAACAGCACGTTCCTGCACAACAAAGAGGGCTGCCCGTTAGATGTGACGGGGACTGGGGAAGGCGCCTACATGGTGTACTTTGTCAGTTTCTTGGGGACGCTGGCTGTACTTCCTGGGAATATTGTGTCTGCCCTGCTCATGGACAAGATTGGCAGGCTCCGCATGCTTG CTGGCTCCAGCGTGATGTCCTGTgtctcctgcttcttcctgtcttttgGGAACAGCGAGTCAGCCATGATCGCTCTGCTCTGCCTTTTTGGGGGGGTCAGCATTGCATCCTGGAACGCGCTGGACGTGTTGACCGTTGAACTCTACCCCTCAGACAAGAG GACCACAGCCTTTGGCTTCCTGAATGCCCTCTGTAAGCTGGCAGCTGTGCTGGGGATCAGCATCTTCACATCCTTTGTGGGGATCACCAAGGCTGCCCCCATCCTGTTCGCCTCAGCTGCCCTTGCCCTTGGTAGTTCTCTGGCCCTGAAGTTGCCTGAGACCCGGGGGCAGGTGCTGCAGTGA